The Populus alba chromosome 6, ASM523922v2, whole genome shotgun sequence genome contains a region encoding:
- the LOC118053170 gene encoding pentatricopeptide repeat-containing protein At2g41720 codes for MATIHHHHLPLLHNPTPPAFKPKILCKNSKNDAAFEEKKSGFVDYDKGIHHVSTQVSGIRKDQIPQRYRIRVQGDRFQKDWSVSQVVQKVLELDHKSDDIEGLLNRWVGRFARKNFPLLIKEITQKGSIEHSILVFRWMKNQRNYCARTDIYNMMIRLHARHNWTDQARGLFFEMQKWRCKPDAETCNALINAHGRSGQWRWAMNIMEDMLQKAIPPSRSTYNNLINACGSSGNWREALKLCKKMTENGVGPDLVTHNIILSAYKTGAQYEKALSYFELMKGTNIRPDTTTLNIMIYCLTKLGQYEKAIGIFKSMREKRAECHPDVVTFTSIIHLYSVNGQIENCRAVFSTIVAEGLKPNIVSYNTLMGAYASHGMNKEALSVFNAIKNSGLRPDVVSYTSLLNSYGRSQQPKKAREVFEMMRRDKLKPNLVSYNAMIDAYGSNGLLAEAVEVLREMEQDGIYPNAVSICTLLAACGRCSRKVNIDVVLQAAERRHIKLNTIAYNSSIGSYMNVGEFEKATSMYRSMRKSKVIPDAVTFTVLISGCCKMSKYCEALEFLSEMMDLKIPMTKEAYSSVICAYSKQGKITEAESMFNKMKMAGCCPDVVTYTMMLHAYNAAEHWKKACALLQEMEEYNIQPDTIACSALMRALNKGGDPSKVLILAEFMREREIPLSDAIFFEMVSACSLLRDWRTTIELIKLMEPSFSVVSIGLLNQLLHLLGKSGKIESMMKFFYKIIGSGAEINCNTYSILLKNLLAVGNWRKYIEVLEWMEEARVQPSNGMYFDILSFAQKSGATYSSIIQERVESLRRKSGNEVSTSKV; via the exons ATGGCAACCATACACCATCACCACCTCCCGCTCCTCCACAACCCAACACCACCAGCCTTCAAACCCAAAATACTATGCAAGAATTCCAAAAACGACGCAGCATTCGAGGAGAAAAAATCTGGGTTCGTGGACTACGACAAGGGCATACACCATGTGTCAACTCAAGTGAGTGGAATCAGGAAAGACCAGATTCCTCAACGCTATCGTATACGAGTCCAAGGAGACAGGTTCCAGAAGGACTGGTCTGTTTCTCAGGTTGTCCAGAAAGTTCTTGAACTCGATCACAAGTCTGATGATATTGAAGGTCTCTTGAACCGGTGGGTTGGCCGGTTTGCTCGTAAGAATTTCCCTCTTCTTATCAAG GAGATAACGCAGAAGGGTTCAATTGAACACAGCATTTTGGTTTTTCGGTGGATGAAGAATCAGAGGAACTACTGTGCTCGTAcagatatttataatatgatgaTTAGGCTGCATGCTAGGCATAATTGGACTGATCAAGCTCGTGGATTGTTTTTCGAGATGCAAAAATGGAG GTGCAAACCAGATGCTGAGACTTGCAATGCTCTTATCAATGCGCATGGTAGATCAGGTCAATGGCGTTGGGCTATGAATATAATGGAAGACATGCTGCAGAAAGCT ATTCCTCCCAGTCGGTCGACATATAATAACTTGATCAATGCTTGTGGATCTAGTGGAAACTGGAGAGAAGCTCTGAAGCTCTGTAAGAAAATGACTGAAAATGGAGTTGGACCTGATCTGGTGActcacaatattattttatctgcATATAAGACTGGTGCCCAGTATGAAAAAGCTTTATCTTATTTTGAACTAATGAAAGGTACAAATATCCGTCCTGACACAACAACCCTTAACATCATGATATATTGCTTAACAAAGCTTGGTCAATATGAGAAAGCCATTGGTATTTTCAAGTCCATGAGGGAGAAGAGAGCAGAGTGCCACCCTGACGTCGTAACATTTACAAGCATCATCCACTTGTACTCTGTGAATGGGCAGATAGAAAACTGTAGGGCCGTGTTTAGTACCATAGTTGCAGAAGGTCTCAAGCCTAACATTGTTTCCTATAATACACTCATGGGAGCATATGCTTCTCATGGGATGAATAAAGAGGCATTATCAGTTTTCAATGCAATTAAAAATAGTGGACTTCGTCCAGATGTTGTATCGTATACATCTTTGCTAAACTCTTATGGAAGATCACAACAACCTAAAAAGGCAAGAGAAGTATTTGAGATGATGAGGAGAGACAAGTTGAAGCCAAATCTTGTCAGCTACAATGCAATGATTGATGCCTATGGATCTAATGGTTTGCTTGCTGAAGCTGTGGAAGTTTTGCGTGAAATGGAACAAGATGGAATCTATCCAAATGCTGTCTCAATATGCACTCTTTTGGCGGCTTGTGGCCGCTGTTCTAGGAAGGTGAATATTGATGTTGTGCTTCAAGCAGCTGAAAGGCGACACATTAAATTGAACACAATTGCATATAATTCATCTATTGGAAGCTATATGAATGTGGGAGAGTTTGAAAAGGCTACTTCTATGTACAGATCCATGAGAAAAAGTAAAGTGATTCCTGACGCTGTTACTTTCACAGTCTTAATAAGTGGTTGCTGCAAAATGTCAAAATATTGTGAGGCACTTGAGTTTCTTTCTGAAATGATGGACTTGAAGATTCCTATGACCAAGGAAGCTTACTCTTCTGTGATCTGTGCCTACAGTAAGCAG GGTAAAATCACAGAAGCAGAATCTATGTTCAACAAGATGAAGATGGCTGGATGTTGTCCTGATGTTGTTACCTATACCATGATGCTACATGCTTATAATGCAGCAG AACACTGGAAAAAGGCCTGTGCTCTTCTTCAAGAAATGGAAGAGTATAATATCCAACCAGACACTATTGCATGTTCGGCTCTGATGAGAGCTTTGAATAAGGGAGGTGATCCATCGAAGGTTCTCATTCTTGCAGAGtttatgagagagagagaaatcccCTTAAGCGATGCTATTTTCTTTGAGATGGTATCAGCCTGTAGCCT ATTACGAGATTGGAGAACAACGATTGAGTTAATTAAATTGATGGAGCCTTCATTCTCTGTTGtttcaattggacttctgaatcAGCTTCTGCATCTTCTGGGGAAAAGTGGAAAAATTGAATCTATGATGAAG TTCTTTTACAAGATTATAGGATCAGGTGCTGAAATCAACTGCAACACTTACTCGATCTTGTTGAAGAATCTTTTGGCTGTTGGAAATTGGAGGAAATATATTGAG GTATTGGAATGGATGGAGGAAGCCAGAGTTCAGCCTTCAAATGGAATGTATTTTGACATACTCTCCTTTGCACAGAAAAGTGGAGCCACTTATTCTTCTATCATACAGGAAAGAGTTG AATCGTTGAGAAGAAAATCTGGGAATGAAGTCTCGACAAGCAAGGTGTGA